A genome region from Mycobacterium florentinum includes the following:
- a CDS encoding DUF3349 domain-containing protein, whose product MSEHHSHKHAKFLKSVIRWLDVGYPQGVPGPDQVALFALLRSTPLTPEQLQEVAHKIAVQESQPGADGVVSKDEIAEFITKLTHHDPGKENIQRVAAILAAAGWPLAGISVSTVAPDDEHAAAAEEIGWRRDDVAEGASQS is encoded by the coding sequence GTGTCGGAACATCACTCTCACAAGCACGCGAAATTCCTCAAGTCAGTGATCCGCTGGCTGGACGTCGGCTACCCGCAAGGCGTTCCCGGCCCCGACCAGGTGGCGTTGTTCGCTCTGCTGCGGAGCACCCCCCTGACCCCCGAGCAACTTCAAGAGGTCGCTCACAAGATTGCGGTGCAGGAATCGCAGCCGGGAGCTGACGGCGTCGTCAGCAAGGACGAGATCGCCGAATTCATCACCAAGCTGACCCACCACGACCCCGGCAAAGAAAACATTCAGCGGGTGGCCGCCATCCTGGCCGCCGCCGGTTGGCCGCTTGCCGGGATCAGCGTCAGCACGGTTGCTCCCGACGACGAGCACGCTGCCGCGGCCGAAGAGATCGGCTGGCGGCGCGACGACGTGGCCGAGGGCGCCTCACAGAGTTGA
- the nrdF gene encoding class 1b ribonucleoside-diphosphate reductase subunit beta — MTENMKLIDRASAINWNRVQDEKDAEVWDRLTGNFWLPEKVPVSNDIPSWGTLTANEKQLTMRVFTGLTLLDTIQGTVGAVSLIPDSLTPHEQAVYTNIAFMESVHAKSYSSIFSTLCSTAEIDDAFRWSEENPNLQRKAEIVMEYYRGDEPLKRKVASTLLESFLFYSGFYLPMYWSSRAKLTNTADMIRLIIRDEAVHGYYIGYKFQRGLAMVDETKRTELKDYTYELLFELYDNEVEYTQDLYDEVGLTEDVKKFLRYNANKALMNLGYEALFPRDETDVNPAILSALSPNADENHDFFSGSGSSYVIGKAVVTEDEDWDF, encoded by the coding sequence GTGACCGAAAACATGAAGCTGATCGACCGCGCTTCGGCGATCAACTGGAACCGGGTGCAAGACGAGAAGGACGCCGAGGTCTGGGACCGGCTGACCGGAAACTTCTGGCTGCCCGAGAAGGTGCCGGTGTCCAATGACATCCCGTCGTGGGGAACGCTGACGGCCAACGAGAAGCAACTCACGATGCGCGTCTTCACCGGCTTGACGTTGCTGGACACCATCCAGGGCACCGTCGGCGCGGTCAGCCTGATTCCCGATTCGCTGACGCCGCACGAGCAGGCCGTCTACACCAACATCGCGTTCATGGAGTCGGTGCACGCCAAGAGCTACAGCTCGATCTTCTCCACGCTGTGCTCGACGGCCGAGATCGACGACGCCTTCCGCTGGTCGGAGGAGAACCCCAACCTGCAGCGCAAGGCCGAGATCGTCATGGAGTACTACCGCGGTGACGAGCCGCTCAAGCGCAAGGTGGCCTCCACGCTGCTGGAAAGCTTCCTGTTCTACTCCGGGTTCTATCTGCCGATGTACTGGTCGAGCCGGGCCAAGCTGACCAACACCGCCGACATGATCCGGCTGATCATCCGCGACGAGGCCGTCCACGGTTACTACATCGGCTACAAGTTCCAGCGCGGTCTGGCGATGGTCGACGAGACCAAGCGCACCGAACTCAAGGACTACACCTACGAACTGCTCTTCGAGCTCTACGACAACGAGGTGGAGTACACCCAGGACCTCTACGACGAGGTGGGGCTGACCGAGGACGTCAAGAAGTTCTTGCGCTACAACGCAAACAAGGCGCTGATGAACCTCGGGTACGAGGCGCTGTTCCCACGCGACGAGACCGACGTGAACCCGGCGATCCTGTCGGCGCTGTCGCCCAACGCCGACGAGAACCACGACTTCTTCTCCGGCTCCGGCTCGTCGTATGTCATCGGCAAGGCCGTCGTCACCGAGGACGAGGACTGGGACTTCTAA
- a CDS encoding TetR/AcrR family transcriptional regulator — translation METRRQRTRQALIQAAMKRFVADGVHQTSVSDIVADVGVTERTFYRHFPSKHAVIFADYDIGFEWFARALALRPHGEPITASVRKAVDAFPFDFAMVREAATIRSRDLDQDIITTHIGRMRDQVADEISRFIHERSQPTADGAMIADIAAHSLATAVFASLEAWMSKGGEDIDELSRLTDIALSALEDGLTHTLRDAGLD, via the coding sequence GTGGAAACTCGTAGGCAGCGCACGCGTCAGGCCCTGATACAGGCGGCGATGAAGCGCTTCGTCGCGGACGGCGTGCACCAAACCAGTGTTTCCGACATCGTCGCCGACGTCGGCGTGACCGAGCGGACCTTCTATCGGCACTTCCCGTCCAAGCACGCGGTGATCTTCGCCGATTACGATATCGGTTTCGAGTGGTTCGCTCGCGCGCTGGCGCTGCGCCCGCACGGGGAACCGATCACCGCATCGGTACGAAAAGCCGTGGACGCCTTCCCTTTTGACTTCGCGATGGTCCGCGAGGCCGCCACCATTCGGTCCCGCGACCTCGACCAGGACATCATCACCACGCACATCGGGCGAATGCGCGATCAGGTCGCCGACGAGATCAGCCGATTCATCCACGAACGATCACAGCCGACTGCCGACGGGGCCATGATCGCCGACATCGCGGCACACAGTTTGGCCACCGCGGTGTTTGCCTCGCTGGAAGCGTGGATGAGTAAAGGCGGCGAGGACATCGACGAGCTGAGCCGCCTGACCGACATCGCGCTCAGCGCGTTGGAAGACGGGCTGACGCATACTCTGCGGGATGCCGGACTGGACTGA
- a CDS encoding phytoene desaturase family protein has product MADYDAIIIGAGHNGLVAANVLAKSGAKVLVLERAHFLGGMAATRELFDGYKHSVGAWAVLIWRQEMTERLELTKWGFELMDQWTSTCTFGDAADTPFVMYNDLERMGRHLLEDHGADVATGLGGLFAHIGRFAPYFVDSAFGPPLDIIEVIASQPTPQDRHDFAQMWYGSTMDTVRRFLAPDQGRCIQGSLAAMSIDAFDGGPWTPGSNASTLYHYLIGGGNVEYIMPRGGIGSLSTALCKRAESLGAEVQMKQHVKEILVEGGRAAGVQLRDGTTISADVVLSSLDPYTTFVNLAGAQNFPPDYIRKIKEINFNLGYIQAHLTIDQAPQWIERLQPYMQDNGQWCPTVAYAPSPEYISDAWEQYRKGMLPDAPPTYLYIPSMVDSSLAPEGKHSATIFTPYFPTGLDADENRSWKEQYADTCVKIFDTYAPGFADSVTNRVVFSNRYFGSTFSAHAGDYSHGLLQPNQLWTGRVVEGADKFATPVEGLYLCGQCTHPGPGVTGIPGWNGAEAAIEHLNARVAQ; this is encoded by the coding sequence ATGGCGGACTATGACGCGATCATCATCGGAGCAGGTCACAACGGTTTAGTCGCCGCGAATGTGCTGGCCAAGAGCGGCGCGAAAGTGCTGGTGCTCGAACGCGCGCACTTCCTCGGCGGCATGGCCGCGACCCGGGAACTCTTCGACGGCTACAAGCACAGCGTCGGCGCCTGGGCCGTGCTCATCTGGCGCCAAGAGATGACCGAACGCCTCGAGCTGACCAAGTGGGGCTTCGAGCTGATGGATCAGTGGACGTCGACGTGCACGTTCGGCGACGCCGCGGACACCCCGTTCGTGATGTACAACGACCTGGAGCGGATGGGACGCCATCTCCTCGAGGATCACGGAGCCGACGTCGCGACCGGCCTGGGCGGGTTGTTCGCCCACATCGGGCGCTTCGCACCGTATTTCGTCGACTCGGCGTTCGGCCCGCCGCTGGACATCATCGAGGTGATCGCCTCCCAGCCCACGCCGCAGGACCGCCACGACTTCGCCCAGATGTGGTACGGCAGCACGATGGACACGGTCCGCCGCTTCCTGGCACCCGACCAGGGACGCTGCATCCAGGGCTCGCTGGCCGCGATGTCCATCGACGCGTTCGACGGCGGCCCGTGGACCCCGGGCTCGAATGCGTCGACGCTGTACCACTACCTGATCGGTGGCGGCAACGTCGAATACATCATGCCGCGCGGCGGCATCGGCTCACTGAGTACGGCACTGTGCAAACGCGCCGAGTCGCTGGGCGCCGAGGTGCAGATGAAGCAGCACGTGAAGGAGATCCTGGTCGAAGGCGGGCGCGCCGCCGGAGTCCAACTGCGCGACGGCACAACGATTTCCGCCGACGTCGTGCTGTCGTCGCTCGACCCGTACACCACGTTCGTGAATCTGGCCGGCGCGCAGAACTTTCCGCCCGACTATATCCGCAAGATCAAGGAGATCAACTTCAATCTGGGATACATCCAGGCGCACCTCACCATTGATCAAGCGCCGCAATGGATCGAGCGCCTGCAGCCCTACATGCAGGACAATGGGCAATGGTGTCCGACCGTCGCCTATGCACCGTCGCCGGAATACATCAGCGACGCATGGGAGCAATACCGCAAGGGCATGCTGCCCGATGCGCCTCCCACGTACCTGTACATCCCCAGCATGGTCGACTCCTCGCTGGCGCCCGAAGGCAAGCACAGCGCAACGATTTTCACGCCCTACTTCCCCACCGGGCTGGACGCCGACGAAAACCGAAGCTGGAAAGAGCAATACGCGGACACCTGCGTGAAAATCTTTGACACGTATGCGCCGGGCTTCGCCGACTCCGTCACCAACCGCGTGGTGTTCTCCAACCGCTACTTCGGCAGCACCTTCAGCGCACACGCCGGCGACTACTCGCATGGCCTGCTGCAGCCCAACCAACTGTGGACCGGGCGGGTGGTCGAGGGCGCCGACAAGTTCGCCACCCCGGTCGAGGGGCTCTACCTCTGCGGCCAGTGCACGCATCCGGGTCCGGGAGTGACCGGCATCCCAGGGTGGAACGGCGCGGAGGCCGCGATCGAGCACCTCAACGCGCGCGTCGCGCAATAG
- a CDS encoding SRPBCC family protein → MFNEDSIEIDAPPQLVWDVFSDVEHWPDWTASVTSLVGLDGPGLAVGNRFTIKQPGMQKLVWKVTEIEPGTSWTWVQRSPGVNVIARHFVTARPGGGTLVRQELDQRGFLGAPVGWLMVKKTRRFLEMEARGLKARSEERSRANGPHA, encoded by the coding sequence ATGTTTAACGAGGACAGTATCGAGATCGATGCGCCCCCGCAGCTGGTTTGGGATGTCTTCAGCGACGTCGAGCACTGGCCCGACTGGACCGCGTCGGTGACATCCCTGGTCGGACTGGACGGACCCGGCCTCGCCGTCGGCAACCGGTTCACGATCAAGCAGCCCGGCATGCAGAAGCTGGTGTGGAAAGTCACCGAGATCGAGCCGGGTACGTCCTGGACCTGGGTGCAACGCTCCCCCGGCGTCAATGTCATCGCCCGCCACTTTGTGACCGCGCGCCCCGGCGGCGGCACGTTGGTACGCCAGGAACTCGATCAGCGCGGCTTCCTCGGCGCGCCGGTCGGGTGGCTGATGGTCAAGAAGACCAGGCGGTTCCTCGAGATGGAGGCCCGGGGCCTCAAGGCCCGGTCTGAGGAGCGCAGTCGCGCCAATGGCCCGCACGCCTGA
- a CDS encoding TetR/AcrR family transcriptional regulator, producing MARTPDLARRRELLDALIDAFADGGIGDRSLREVAGAVGTSHRMLLHHFGSREELLLAVVEEVEHRQMGLLSELPTDPAEGFAAMWSDLRRPDLRRLERLFFECYARAAQGETPFARMVPGAVDGWLSAVDAIGQEPTDSAMARLGLAVTRGLLLDLVATNDDAGVDAAAKAFADLLRLWATPK from the coding sequence ATGGCCCGCACGCCTGACCTGGCGCGACGGCGCGAACTGCTCGACGCCCTGATCGACGCGTTCGCCGACGGCGGCATCGGCGACCGCTCACTGCGCGAAGTAGCCGGCGCGGTCGGCACCAGTCATCGAATGTTGCTGCATCACTTCGGGTCTCGAGAGGAGCTGCTGCTGGCGGTCGTCGAGGAGGTCGAGCACCGCCAGATGGGCCTGCTCTCGGAATTGCCGACGGACCCGGCCGAAGGCTTCGCCGCGATGTGGTCCGATCTACGCCGGCCCGATCTGCGCCGGCTGGAACGCCTCTTCTTCGAGTGCTACGCCCGCGCCGCCCAGGGCGAAACACCTTTCGCCCGAATGGTTCCCGGCGCCGTCGACGGCTGGCTCAGCGCGGTGGATGCCATCGGACAAGAGCCGACAGACTCTGCGATGGCGCGGCTCGGGCTGGCCGTCACCCGCGGACTGCTGCTGGACCTGGTGGCCACCAACGACGATGCCGGCGTGGACGCGGCCGCAAAGGCTTTCGCCGACCTGCTCAGGCTTTGGGCAACACCGAAATAA
- a CDS encoding TetR/AcrR family transcriptional regulator has protein sequence MTTRAESAAATRRSLLEAAGVLLDLGGVEAVTLREVGARAGVSHSAAYRHFADKESLLAVLATSALSELGDLLEALANSDDSPEKSLRSGLLSLIDLGRTRPHLYRLMFTPPAGDPTEAMQVAERAQDLFLDLVGRITGPAQARRYGALLLTSAHGITGLDLSGHMDLDKWHTNAEELVDTLISVLPKA, from the coding sequence GTGACCACACGAGCGGAGAGTGCTGCGGCGACTCGCCGCTCGCTGCTCGAGGCCGCGGGGGTATTACTCGACCTCGGCGGCGTCGAGGCGGTCACGCTGCGCGAGGTGGGCGCTCGGGCTGGTGTTTCGCACTCGGCGGCGTATCGCCACTTCGCCGACAAGGAATCGTTGCTCGCGGTCCTGGCCACCAGCGCGTTGAGCGAATTGGGCGACCTACTAGAGGCTTTGGCCAATAGCGACGACTCGCCCGAGAAGTCTTTGCGCTCCGGGCTGCTTTCGTTGATTGACCTCGGCCGCACCCGCCCGCACCTGTACCGGCTGATGTTCACCCCGCCGGCGGGGGACCCGACCGAGGCGATGCAGGTGGCCGAACGGGCGCAGGATCTGTTTCTCGACCTCGTCGGTCGCATCACCGGTCCGGCGCAGGCGAGACGCTACGGAGCGCTGCTGTTGACCAGCGCCCATGGCATCACGGGTCTGGACCTGAGCGGCCACATGGATTTGGACAAGTGGCACACCAATGCCGAGGAACTCGTCGATACCCTTATTTCGGTGTTGCCCAAAGCCTGA
- a CDS encoding SDR family NAD(P)-dependent oxidoreductase gives MNSSNRTDRQELIVVTGASTGMGAATAKELARRGFHVLAGVRRDADADALRADGPEGLEPVILDITMESDVAAIADRVASDPLRRPLRALINNAGIAINAPVETLPIIQWRKQFEVNLFGHIAMTQALLPALLLSSGTVVNISSVGGKVVLPTYGAYAGSKFALEAVSDALRREVAKLGIKVVVVEPGGVKTEMVERGIATAQELKANMTAAQLARYGDLTTAVTAQAESFTEAGVSAEHAAKVIAKAATSSRPRTRYTIGRDAAILLRVSRLVSDRALDRIVRMNLRSFVKDSSEKTSAATASVGT, from the coding sequence ATGAATTCCTCGAATCGAACCGACCGTCAAGAGCTGATCGTCGTGACCGGCGCGTCCACCGGAATGGGCGCAGCAACGGCTAAAGAGCTGGCCCGCAGAGGTTTTCACGTGCTCGCCGGTGTGCGCCGCGACGCCGATGCCGACGCGTTGCGGGCCGACGGGCCTGAGGGGCTAGAACCGGTCATCCTCGACATCACGATGGAATCGGATGTGGCCGCGATCGCGGACCGCGTCGCGAGCGACCCGCTGCGCCGGCCGCTGCGGGCGCTGATCAACAACGCCGGCATCGCGATCAACGCGCCGGTGGAGACCTTGCCGATTATCCAGTGGCGCAAGCAGTTCGAGGTGAACCTGTTCGGCCACATCGCGATGACCCAAGCCCTACTGCCGGCCCTGCTACTCAGCTCGGGCACCGTCGTGAACATCAGTTCCGTCGGCGGGAAGGTGGTCTTGCCGACCTACGGCGCCTACGCCGGTTCAAAGTTCGCGCTCGAGGCGGTCAGCGATGCCCTGCGACGGGAGGTCGCAAAGCTCGGCATCAAAGTCGTCGTCGTCGAACCCGGCGGGGTCAAGACCGAGATGGTCGAACGGGGAATCGCCACCGCCCAAGAACTGAAAGCCAACATGACCGCTGCCCAACTCGCACGCTACGGCGACCTGACGACGGCCGTTACGGCGCAAGCAGAATCCTTCACCGAGGCCGGCGTTTCGGCCGAGCACGCCGCAAAGGTCATCGCCAAGGCGGCCACCTCATCTCGCCCGCGCACGCGTTACACGATTGGGCGTGACGCCGCGATCCTGCTGCGGGTCAGCCGCCTCGTCTCCGACCGGGCGCTGGATCGGATCGTGCGCATGAACCTGCGGTCTTTTGTCAAGGATTCAAGCGAAAAGACCAGCGCCGCAACGGCTTCCGTCGGCACATAG
- a CDS encoding universal stress protein, whose product MSAYQTVVVGTDGSESSLRAVDRAGAIAADHGAKLIIATAHLPVPEEKGRYAIPPGSDHGQDYRTVGEAPFYAILREAAIRARKAGAQNVEEKSIVGAPITALVNLAEEAKADLLVIGNVGLASVAGRLLGSVPSEVSRKAKTDVLIVHTSD is encoded by the coding sequence ATGAGCGCCTATCAAACTGTCGTAGTCGGCACCGATGGCTCGGAGTCGTCGTTGCGTGCGGTGGACCGCGCGGGCGCGATCGCTGCTGATCACGGCGCGAAGTTGATCATTGCGACGGCGCATCTCCCGGTCCCCGAGGAGAAGGGCCGCTACGCCATCCCGCCCGGAAGCGACCACGGTCAGGATTACCGGACGGTGGGCGAGGCCCCCTTCTACGCAATCCTGCGGGAAGCCGCGATCCGGGCGCGCAAAGCCGGCGCCCAGAACGTCGAGGAGAAGTCGATCGTCGGTGCCCCCATCACCGCGCTGGTCAACCTGGCCGAAGAGGCCAAAGCCGACCTGCTGGTCATCGGCAACGTCGGACTCGCCAGCGTCGCCGGGCGGCTGCTGGGATCGGTGCCATCCGAAGTCTCTCGCAAGGCCAAGACCGACGTTCTGATCGTGCACACCTCCGACTGA
- a CDS encoding flavin-containing monooxygenase, whose protein sequence is MTDALTQAEPTSPAQQPVHTRALIIGTGFSGLGMGIKLQQQGVDFVILEKADDVGGTWRDNSYPGCACDIPSHLYSFSFEPKPDWKNPFSYQPEIWDYLKGVTEKYGLRRYIEFNSLVDRGHWDDDEHRWHVFTTDGREYVAQFLISGAGALHIPSIPEIEGRDEFRGPAFHSAEWDHGVDLTGKRVAMIGTGASAIQIVPEIVGQVGELQLYQRTPPWVVPRSNPDLPVAVRRAMENVPGLRALVRLVIYWGQEALAFGMTKRPNALKFIEAYCKYNIRRSVKDRELRRKLIPNYRIGCKRILNSSTYYGAVADPKTKLITDGISRITPDGIVTADGTERPVDVIVYGTGFHVTDSYTYVQIKGRHGEDLVDRWNREGIGAHRGITVSDMPNLFFLLGPNTGLGHNSVVFMIESQIRYVADAIKKCDEFGAQALAPTRAAQDKFNDELQEQLKGSVWNSGGCSSWYLDEHGKNTVLWGGYTWQYWRATHSVKADEYQFFGVRGGSRAKRLGGRSELSPAG, encoded by the coding sequence GTGACCGACGCATTGACACAAGCCGAACCGACATCGCCGGCGCAGCAGCCGGTGCATACCCGCGCGCTGATCATCGGGACCGGGTTCTCCGGCCTGGGTATGGGCATCAAGCTGCAGCAGCAGGGTGTCGACTTCGTGATCCTGGAGAAGGCCGACGACGTCGGCGGCACCTGGCGCGACAACAGCTACCCCGGGTGCGCCTGCGACATCCCGTCGCACCTGTACTCGTTCTCCTTCGAACCCAAGCCGGACTGGAAGAACCCGTTCTCCTACCAGCCCGAGATCTGGGACTACCTCAAGGGAGTCACCGAGAAGTACGGGCTGCGCCGCTACATCGAGTTCAATTCGCTGGTCGACCGCGGCCACTGGGACGACGACGAGCACCGCTGGCATGTGTTCACCACCGATGGGCGCGAATACGTCGCCCAGTTCCTGATCTCGGGCGCCGGCGCGTTGCACATCCCGTCGATCCCCGAGATCGAGGGCCGCGACGAATTCCGCGGTCCCGCTTTCCATTCCGCGGAGTGGGACCACGGCGTCGATCTCACCGGCAAGCGGGTGGCGATGATCGGCACCGGCGCCAGCGCGATCCAGATCGTGCCGGAGATCGTCGGGCAGGTCGGCGAACTTCAGCTCTACCAACGCACCCCGCCGTGGGTGGTCCCGCGGTCGAACCCGGACCTCCCGGTTGCGGTGCGCCGGGCCATGGAGAACGTTCCCGGGCTACGGGCGCTGGTGCGGCTGGTCATCTACTGGGGGCAGGAGGCGCTGGCCTTCGGCATGACCAAGCGGCCGAACGCGCTGAAATTCATTGAGGCGTACTGCAAATACAACATCCGCCGCTCGGTCAAGGATCGCGAGCTGCGCCGCAAGCTGATCCCGAACTACCGCATCGGCTGCAAGCGAATCCTGAACTCGTCGACGTATTACGGGGCGGTCGCCGACCCCAAGACCAAGCTGATCACCGATGGCATCAGCCGGATCACGCCCGACGGCATCGTGACGGCCGACGGCACCGAACGTCCGGTCGACGTGATCGTCTACGGCACCGGCTTTCACGTCACCGACTCGTACACCTACGTGCAGATCAAGGGACGTCACGGTGAGGACCTGGTCGACCGGTGGAACCGGGAGGGCATTGGTGCGCATCGGGGGATCACGGTTTCCGACATGCCCAACCTGTTCTTCCTGCTCGGTCCCAACACCGGGCTGGGGCACAACTCGGTGGTGTTCATGATCGAGTCCCAGATCCGCTACGTCGCCGATGCGATCAAGAAGTGCGACGAATTCGGTGCGCAAGCACTGGCGCCGACTCGTGCGGCCCAGGACAAGTTCAACGATGAGCTGCAGGAGCAGCTGAAGGGCTCGGTGTGGAACAGCGGCGGTTGCAGCAGCTGGTACCTCGACGAGCACGGCAAGAACACCGTGTTGTGGGGTGGCTACACCTGGCAATACTGGCGGGCGACCCACTCGGTCAAGGCCGACGAGTATCAATTCTTCGGGGTACGCGGCGGCTCGCGCGCCAAGCGACTCGGCGGCCGCTCAGAGCTGAGCCCCGCCGGGTAG